The Klebsiella sp. RHBSTW-00484 genome includes a window with the following:
- a CDS encoding amidohydrolase, with product MPGLKITLLQQPLVWMDGPANLRHFDRQLEGITGRDVIVLPEMFTTGFAMEAAKQSLAQGDVIAWMETKAAQTNALIAGSAALQTERGPVNRFLLVEPDGKTHFYDKRHLFRMADEHHHYEAGNERVIFEWRGWRILPLVCYDLRFPVWSRNHNDYDLALYVANWPAPRSTHWQSLLVARAIENQAYVAGCNRVGTDGNGHHYRGDSRIITPQGEIIATAEPHQATRLDAELSLTALKEYREKFPAWQDADPFTLN from the coding sequence GTGCCCGGACTGAAAATTACCCTTTTACAACAGCCGTTGGTATGGATGGACGGTCCCGCCAACCTGCGCCATTTCGATCGTCAACTGGAAGGGATTACCGGGCGTGATGTGATTGTTCTACCGGAAATGTTCACTACCGGTTTCGCAATGGAGGCTGCTAAACAGTCGCTAGCGCAAGGGGATGTTATTGCCTGGATGGAAACAAAGGCCGCGCAAACCAACGCGCTGATCGCCGGCAGTGCGGCATTGCAAACGGAACGTGGGCCGGTTAATCGTTTTCTACTGGTTGAACCGGATGGTAAAACACATTTCTATGATAAGCGACACCTGTTCCGCATGGCGGATGAGCATCATCATTATGAGGCGGGTAATGAACGCGTGATTTTTGAATGGCGCGGTTGGAGAATTCTGCCGCTGGTGTGCTACGACCTGCGCTTCCCTGTGTGGTCGCGTAACCATAACGACTACGATTTAGCCCTTTATGTAGCCAACTGGCCCGCGCCGCGCTCCACGCACTGGCAGTCATTACTGGTCGCCCGGGCAATTGAAAACCAGGCCTACGTCGCCGGTTGTAACCGCGTTGGTACCGACGGCAACGGCCATCATTACCGGGGAGACAGTCGGATTATCACCCCGCAAGGCGAGATAATCGCTACCGCCGAACCGCATCAGGCAACGCGCCTGGATGCTGAACTATCGCTGACAGCGCTGAAAGAGTACCGCGAAAAGTTCCCAGCCTGGCAGGATGCTGACCCTTTCACACTCAACTAA